One Streptomyces sp. NBC_00102 DNA segment encodes these proteins:
- a CDS encoding sensor histidine kinase, which produces MTPVTGMGAAVRRLAGRPARHPFAVDAVAVVCCVLITGPVMMLTSQHGQAGLRPAGAVSALCSLLVLGAHRWPRATVWATAATSVVLLALVPDMPPPPAPAVAALFLLAARTDRRTAVRTSVAVGLAMTVAAFAVRPGLSAVESNLALLAWTQLPTAVGDAVRSRRELLVSYQERAEYAEATRDEEARRRVVAERMRLARELHDVVTHHLTLVNAQAGVAAHLVRQDAELAERALGQIHDTSRAALDELRAVVGLLRQTDDSDQPLAPAPGLRDLPALLDSFRHAGLRVEARHDGPPATLPPLADLAAYRVVQEAMTNARKHVVDARVSVAVAVHPTHLEVSVTDDGGTGPGQGPGTGLGLISLTERVRATGGTLRTGPRKSGGFGVHALLPLGSNGLPQATGSPESA; this is translated from the coding sequence ATGACACCGGTCACGGGCATGGGGGCGGCGGTGAGGAGACTCGCCGGCCGTCCGGCCCGGCATCCCTTCGCCGTGGACGCCGTGGCCGTGGTCTGCTGCGTGCTGATCACCGGACCGGTCATGATGCTGACGTCCCAGCACGGGCAGGCCGGTCTCCGCCCGGCCGGAGCGGTGTCCGCGCTCTGCAGCCTGCTGGTGCTGGGCGCCCACCGATGGCCGCGCGCGACGGTGTGGGCCACTGCGGCGACCAGCGTGGTGCTCCTCGCCCTGGTCCCCGACATGCCCCCGCCTCCCGCCCCCGCGGTTGCCGCGCTCTTCCTGCTCGCGGCCCGGACGGACCGCCGGACCGCCGTACGCACCAGTGTGGCGGTGGGCCTCGCCATGACCGTCGCCGCGTTCGCCGTACGCCCCGGGCTGTCGGCCGTGGAGTCCAACCTCGCGCTCCTCGCCTGGACCCAACTGCCCACCGCCGTCGGGGACGCGGTACGCAGCCGGCGCGAACTGCTCGTCTCCTACCAGGAACGCGCGGAGTACGCCGAGGCGACCCGGGACGAAGAGGCACGCCGGCGCGTGGTCGCCGAGCGGATGCGCCTCGCCCGGGAGCTGCACGACGTCGTGACCCACCACCTCACCCTGGTCAACGCGCAGGCCGGAGTGGCGGCCCACCTGGTCCGCCAGGACGCCGAGCTCGCGGAGCGGGCCCTCGGACAGATCCACGACACCAGCAGGGCTGCGCTCGACGAACTACGCGCGGTCGTCGGCCTGTTGCGCCAGACGGACGACTCCGACCAGCCGCTGGCCCCGGCGCCCGGACTGCGCGACCTGCCGGCCCTGCTGGACTCGTTCCGCCATGCCGGCCTCCGGGTGGAAGCCCGGCACGACGGGCCGCCGGCCACCCTTCCGCCCCTCGCCGACCTGGCCGCCTACCGGGTGGTCCAGGAGGCGATGACCAACGCGCGCAAGCACGTCGTCGACGCCCGGGTCTCCGTGGCCGTCGCCGTCCACCCGACCCACCTGGAAGTCTCCGTCACCGACGACGGGGGCACCGGCCCGGGGCAGGGGCCCGGCACGGGCCTGGGGCTGATCAGCCTCACGGAACGCGTACGCGCCACGGGGGGAACCCTGCGTACGGGCCCCCGGAAGTCCGGCGGCTTCGGCGTCCACGCGCTCCTGCCCCTCGGTTCGAACGGCCTTCCGCAGGCCACCGGCTCCCCGGAGAGCGCATGA
- a CDS encoding response regulator transcription factor: MSVRVLLADDQALLRGTFRILLEATPGIEVVGEASDGADAVDQVRRRPTDVVVMDIRMPGLDGIEATRIITADKDLAGVRVLVLTTFETDEHVAEALRAGASGFVGKGIHPQELIDAIRTVAAGDALLSPVATRSLIQRFLARTPPARSAPTLETLTGREREVVMLAATGLSNDEIADHLGISVLTAKTHVNRAMVKLGARDRAHLVIAAYEGGLVHPAR; encoded by the coding sequence ATGAGTGTCCGCGTACTGCTCGCCGACGACCAGGCGCTGCTCCGGGGTACCTTCCGCATCCTGCTGGAGGCAACCCCCGGCATCGAGGTCGTCGGCGAGGCGAGCGACGGGGCGGACGCCGTGGACCAGGTCCGGCGCCGGCCCACGGACGTGGTCGTGATGGACATCCGCATGCCCGGCCTCGACGGGATCGAAGCGACCCGGATCATCACCGCCGACAAGGACCTCGCCGGGGTGCGCGTACTCGTCCTGACCACCTTCGAGACCGACGAGCACGTGGCGGAGGCACTGCGGGCGGGCGCGAGCGGATTCGTCGGCAAGGGCATCCACCCGCAGGAACTGATCGACGCCATCAGGACGGTCGCCGCGGGTGACGCACTGCTGTCGCCGGTGGCGACCCGGTCACTGATCCAGCGCTTCCTCGCCCGTACACCCCCGGCGCGGAGCGCGCCGACGCTGGAGACCCTGACCGGGCGGGAGCGCGAGGTGGTGATGCTGGCCGCCACGGGGCTGTCCAACGACGAGATCGCGGATCACCTCGGCATCTCCGTCCTCACGGCGAAGACCCATGTGAACCGGGCCATGGTGAAGCTGGGAGCGCGGGACCGGGCACACCTGGTCATCGCCGCCTACGAGGGCGGCCTGGTCCACCCCGCACGCTGA
- a CDS encoding cytochrome b/b6 domain-containing protein, producing MSLPAERPDLIARFTTAERWIHRCTAALVGTALVTAAFLYLPMLAELVGRRRLLVTVHEWAGIAMPVPLAAGLVSRAFRADLGRLNRFGPHDRGWVRARLRGWPTEAGKFNAGQKLYANGLAGALLVMIGTGLLMWFTGLAPLVWRTGATFVHDWLALLVAVLVLGHIRMAVRDAQARRGLRTGKVTRAWARHHHPLWEEENPAPAVHREP from the coding sequence ATGTCCCTACCGGCTGAACGGCCCGACCTGATCGCGCGGTTCACCACCGCCGAACGCTGGATCCACCGGTGCACGGCCGCGCTGGTCGGGACCGCTCTCGTCACCGCCGCCTTCCTCTACCTGCCGATGCTGGCCGAACTCGTCGGAAGACGGCGGCTGTTGGTGACCGTGCACGAGTGGGCGGGCATCGCCATGCCCGTCCCGCTCGCGGCCGGGCTGGTCTCGCGGGCGTTCCGCGCCGACCTGGGCCGGCTGAACCGGTTCGGCCCCCACGACCGGGGCTGGGTACGCGCCCGCCTGCGCGGGTGGCCCACTGAGGCGGGGAAGTTCAACGCCGGGCAGAAGCTGTACGCGAACGGCCTCGCCGGAGCCCTGCTCGTCATGATCGGCACGGGGCTCCTGATGTGGTTCACCGGGCTCGCGCCCCTCGTGTGGCGCACCGGCGCGACCTTCGTCCACGACTGGCTGGCACTGCTCGTCGCGGTTCTGGTCCTCGGCCACATCCGGATGGCCGTCCGGGACGCGCAGGCCCGCAGAGGGCTGCGCACCGGGAAGGTCACCCGGGCCTGGGCGCGCCACCACCACCCCCTGTGGGAGGAGGAGAACCCGGCGCCCGCGGTGCACCGGGAGCCCTGA
- a CDS encoding DUF6243 family protein, with protein MTVSKNINNPVGQGGGQRKRQSRAERQNNGPHRNLDRQGAADQKAELVRKMREKAAAAEGATAQANDDTAQS; from the coding sequence GTGACCGTGAGCAAGAACATCAACAACCCCGTCGGCCAGGGCGGCGGCCAGCGCAAGAGGCAGTCCCGCGCCGAGCGCCAGAACAACGGCCCGCACCGCAACCTCGACCGCCAGGGCGCCGCCGACCAGAAGGCGGAGCTGGTACGCAAGATGCGCGAGAAGGCAGCAGCGGCCGAGGGCGCCACCGCGCAGGCGAACGACGACACCGCACAGAGCTGA
- a CDS encoding molybdopterin-dependent oxidoreductase yields the protein MSPDDAGSPAPERGGEERPVGRRIILGALGLGALGVAVGAPLQRGLDNTLASVASKDPTGLFSVLPGAGGFRFYSVVDEIPHRSAEDYRLTVDGLVDRPGSYTLDELTAMPSTRLVRDVQCVTGWRVPHTPFTGVRLSHLLDVCGVRPEGAAVRFTCFDGVYSESLTLDQARRSDMLVAHRMNDEPLTAAHGGPVRLYAAPMYFYKSAKWLSGITVTDHVQPGYWEHFGYDVDGWVGKSNGRDDVPTG from the coding sequence ATGAGCCCGGACGACGCGGGCAGCCCGGCCCCGGAGCGCGGCGGTGAGGAGCGGCCCGTCGGGCGGCGGATCATCCTCGGCGCACTGGGGCTCGGCGCCCTGGGCGTGGCCGTGGGCGCGCCCCTGCAGCGCGGGCTCGACAACACGCTCGCCTCGGTGGCGAGCAAGGACCCCACCGGCCTCTTCTCGGTGCTGCCCGGCGCCGGCGGTTTCCGCTTCTACTCCGTCGTCGACGAGATCCCGCACCGCTCCGCCGAGGACTACCGGCTGACCGTGGACGGGCTGGTGGACCGCCCCGGCTCGTACACCCTGGACGAGCTGACGGCCATGCCGAGCACCCGCCTGGTGCGGGACGTGCAGTGCGTCACCGGCTGGCGGGTCCCCCACACGCCCTTCACCGGGGTGCGGCTCTCCCATCTCCTCGACGTCTGCGGGGTGCGGCCCGAGGGCGCCGCGGTGCGGTTCACCTGTTTCGACGGCGTCTACTCCGAGAGCCTCACCCTGGACCAGGCGCGCCGGAGCGACATGCTGGTCGCCCACCGGATGAACGACGAGCCGCTGACCGCCGCCCACGGTGGACCGGTGCGCCTGTACGCCGCCCCCATGTACTTCTACAAGTCGGCCAAGTGGCTGTCCGGTATCACCGTCACCGACCATGTGCAGCCGGGCTACTGGGAGCACTTCGGTTACGACGTGGACGGCTGGGTCGGCAAGTCGAACGGACGCGATGATGTCCCTACCGGCTGA